One Desulfobaccales bacterium DNA segment encodes these proteins:
- the cbiB gene encoding adenosylcobinamide-phosphate synthase CbiB, whose amino-acid sequence MNLALPFLLAYILDLLVGDPPSWPHPVRLLGRIIQYWESTLYQDRVMAGALFWLAVMGSTTVLIFGLLLLLALLPPSAGIALLIYFLYAGLATRSLHQESQKVEMALKRGDLEAARAALSMIVGRETANLSPEEMWRALIETVAENLADGVVAPMFFILTLGLPGLIFYKGVNTMDSMVGYKNYWYARFGKVAARLDDVLNLIPARLTALLMIPTVALLGLDWRGACRTLWRDRTHAASPNAGWPEAAMAGALRVRLGGPSTYFDRLVEKPFIGEALEPLDRRRYRRAIRVLYGTSLMMATLTLVGLQVSQAGVWGLLSLMR is encoded by the coding sequence GTGAACCTGGCGCTGCCGTTCCTTCTGGCCTATATCCTGGATCTCCTGGTGGGAGATCCTCCCAGTTGGCCCCACCCGGTGCGCCTGTTGGGCCGTATCATTCAATACTGGGAGTCAACCTTGTACCAGGATCGGGTAATGGCCGGCGCCCTCTTCTGGCTGGCGGTGATGGGCAGCACTACGGTCCTGATCTTTGGGCTGTTGCTGCTCCTGGCTTTGCTGCCGCCCTCGGCCGGGATCGCGCTGCTCATCTATTTTCTGTACGCCGGGTTGGCCACCCGCAGCCTGCACCAGGAGAGTCAAAAGGTGGAAATGGCCCTGAAGCGTGGCGACCTGGAGGCGGCCCGGGCGGCCCTATCCATGATTGTAGGTCGGGAAACCGCCAATCTTTCCCCGGAAGAAATGTGGCGGGCGCTGATCGAAACGGTTGCGGAAAACCTGGCCGACGGAGTGGTGGCCCCCATGTTTTTTATCCTGACCCTGGGCCTGCCGGGGCTGATTTTCTATAAGGGCGTCAACACCATGGACAGCATGGTGGGCTATAAAAACTACTGGTATGCCCGCTTCGGCAAGGTGGCGGCCCGCCTGGATGACGTCCTGAACTTGATCCCGGCAAGGCTCACGGCCCTCTTGATGATTCCCACAGTCGCCCTTCTGGGCCTGGATTGGCGGGGAGCCTGCCGTACCCTGTGGCGGGACCGCACCCATGCCGCCAGTCCCAACGCGGGCTGGCCGGAGGCCGCCATGGCCGGGGCTTTAAGAGTGCGCCTGGGCGGTCCCAGCACCTACTTCGATCGCCTTGTGGAAAAACCATTTATCGGCGAAGCCCTCGAGCCTCTGGACCGCCGCCGTTACCGCCGGGCCATCAGGGTCCTGTACGGCACCTCATTGATGATGGCCACACTGACCCTGGTGGGCCTGCAGGTGAGCCAGGCCGGGGTCTGGGGATTGCTGTCATTGATGAGATGA
- the cobD gene encoding threonine-phosphate decarboxylase CobD, whose product MTDLPNRTPPHGGDVYHLVRSLGIDLADLLDFSANINPLGFPPGLSGAMQEAMREIVHYPDRRCLALRQDLAAYHHLTPEEILVGNGSTELLYLLARVLKPRRGLIVTPAFSEYEHALQVAGVPVAFQATTEAHNFALHEVFQAQAGDLVFLAHPASPSGALLDPELLLTVAARLDATGAYLLLDEAFIDFVEEASFKSHLRRFPRLMILRSFTKFYGIPGMRLGFLLGAPELVARLAGDQEPWSVNTMAQVMGRACLADQDYMAQTQTLIAQERQFLFDRLAALPELTPFPSTVNYLLVKLNRPGATAADLREQMLTHHIVIRDASNFRGLDERFFRLAVRGREENSRLLAALEQCLGS is encoded by the coding sequence ATGACAGATTTACCTAACAGGACTCCCCCGCATGGGGGCGACGTGTACCATCTGGTCCGCAGCCTGGGGATCGATCTTGCCGACCTCCTGGATTTCTCCGCCAACATCAACCCCCTGGGATTTCCTCCGGGGCTGTCAGGCGCTATGCAGGAGGCTATGCGTGAGATCGTCCACTACCCGGATCGCCGCTGCCTGGCGCTGCGCCAGGATCTGGCGGCCTATCACCATCTTACTCCTGAGGAGATTTTGGTGGGGAACGGCTCCACCGAGCTCCTTTATCTGCTGGCTCGGGTCCTGAAACCTCGACGGGGCCTGATTGTGACCCCGGCGTTCAGCGAATATGAGCACGCGCTTCAGGTGGCCGGAGTGCCGGTGGCATTTCAAGCCACCACGGAGGCCCACAATTTTGCCCTGCATGAGGTCTTTCAAGCCCAAGCCGGCGATTTGGTCTTCCTGGCCCACCCTGCCAGCCCCAGCGGGGCGCTGCTTGACCCGGAGTTGCTTTTGACGGTGGCGGCGCGTCTCGACGCCACGGGGGCTTACTTGCTGCTGGACGAAGCGTTTATCGATTTCGTGGAGGAGGCTTCCTTCAAGTCCCATCTCAGGCGGTTTCCCCGGTTGATGATCCTGCGCTCCTTTACTAAATTCTATGGCATCCCGGGGATGCGCCTGGGTTTTTTGTTAGGGGCACCGGAACTGGTGGCTCGTCTTGCCGGGGACCAGGAGCCCTGGTCGGTGAACACCATGGCCCAAGTCATGGGGCGGGCCTGCCTGGCTGACCAGGATTATATGGCCCAGACCCAGACCCTGATAGCGCAGGAGCGGCAATTTCTCTTCGACCGGCTGGCGGCGCTGCCGGAACTCACCCCGTTTCCCAGCACGGTGAATTATCTTTTGGTGAAGCTGAATCGGCCGGGGGCGACCGCGGCAGACCTCAGAGAGCAGATGCTGACCCACCACATCGTGATTCGCGATGCCAGCAATTTCCGGGGACTGGATGAGCGCTTCTTCCGCCTGGCGGTACGGGGCCGGGAGGAAAACTCGCGACTGCTCGCAGCGTTGGAGCAGTGTTTGGGAAGTTAA